In the genome of Falsirhodobacter halotolerans, the window CATGGCGGAAGGGTTGATGAAGCGGCTTTACGGCACCCGCAGCTATGTCCAGTCGGCGGGCGTCAAAAGCGATCTGGAGATCGACGGCTTCTCCATCGCCGTGTGCCATGAGATCGGGGTGGAACTGGACCGCCACCGCGCCCGCACCTTCGAGGAACTGGGCGAGGATGTGGCCGGGTTCGACCTGATCGTCGCACTGTCCCCCGCCGCGCGCGCCGCCGCCCAGGGTCTGGCACACGAGACCGACATCGCGATGGAATACTGGCCCATCGACGATCCCACCGGCACCGGGGAATCGCGCGAGGCGAAGCTGGACGCCTATCGCCAGACGCGCGACCAGATCCGCGCGCATATGGTGGAGCGTTTCGGCCCCCCTAATTCCTGATGAAGCGCAGGGTGCCGATCAGGCCGCCGCTTTGGCCGTCGGACGGGTGATGCACCCCGTCCGTTACCGGAACCTCGGCGAAATCGAAGGGGCTGACACCGGACAGACAGGCCGCGTTGATCCCCAGCTGATCGGGGTTGGAGCGGCGCTGATGGTGGGTATAGATGCCGCAGCGCGAACAGAACCAGTGCTTCGCCACCTTGGTGTTGAACTGATAGAGCGTCAACAGGTCCTCCCCCGCCGTGAAGGTCACCCCGTCCAGCGGCGCCGTCACCGCAATCGCGCCGCGCATCCGGCAGAACGAACAATCGCACCGTCGCGCCGTGCTCAGACCGTCGCTCAGCGTCACGCGAAACCGCACGCTTTGGCAATGGCAGGCGGCGTCATAAGTGTCGGTCATCGGGTCTTCCCCTCTTCGAATCGCTTTTTCGCTTGAAAATATCGGCGGACCGGCGCATCTACCCCGCACGTCCCAAGGGACATCATCCGTTTTGGAGAGACCATGGCCAAGGAAGACATTCTCGAATTCCCCGGTGTCGTCAAGGAACTCCTGCCGAACGCGACATTCAGGGTCGAACTCGACAATGGCCATGAATTGATCGCGACGATGGCAGGCAAGATGCGCAAGAACCGCATCCGCGTTCTGGCGGGCGACAAGGTGCAGGTGGAAATGACCCCCTACGACCTGTCGAAGGGGCGCATCAACTATCGCTTCAAGTGATGCAAGACGACGTGCAGGACAGCCGTATGCGGCTGATCCTCGGCTCGGCCAGTCCGCGCCGCAAGGAATTGCTGGGCCAGATCGGCATCACCCCCGATACGATCCTGCCGCCCGATATTGACGAAACCCCGCTGAAGTCCGAACTGCCGCGCCCCTATTGCGCGCGGATCGCGCGTGCCAAGGCCGAAGCGGTGGCCGCGGGGCCGGAGGATATCGTGCTGTGCGCCGATACGACCGTGGCGTTGGGGCGGCGCATCCTGGGCAAGCCTGCGGATGCGGCACAGGCGGCGGAGTATCTGCTGGCACTGGGCGGGCGGCGGCATCAGGTCATCACCTCGGTCGTGGTGCGGCGGGGCGACCGGATCTGGTCACGTGATGTGATCAGCGCCGTGAAAATGAAGCGCCTGTCGGACATGGAGCTGAACGCCTATCTCGCCGGGGGCGAGTGGGAGGGGAAGGCCGGCGCCTATGGTATCCAGGGCGCGGCGGGCGCGTTCATTCCGTGGATGTCGGGATCCTTCACCGGCATCGTCGGCCTGCCCCTTGCCGAAACCGCCGCCCTTCTGGCCGCCGCAGGCTGGCCTGTCTGGAGATTAGCATGACCCATCGCGCCATTCACCTCGGCACCATCAAGGGGCGGGAGGCCGCCGCGCTGGTGGTGGACGGTGTGTTGCAGGACCTGCTGATCGACGCGGGGGACGAGGCCGTGCGTCCCGGCGCCATCTATCGCGGGGTGGTGGACCGCCCGATGAAGGGACAGGGCGGCGTTTTCGTTCGCCTGCCCGACGGGTCGGGGTTTCTGCGGCAGGCCTCGGGCCTGCGCCCCGGCCAGGCCATTCTGGTGCAGGTGACCGGCGCGGCCGAGGATGGTAAGGCCGCCCCCGTGACGACGCGCCTGCTGTTCAAAAGCCGCTTCTGCATAGTGACGCCCGGCGCGCCGGGTCTGAACGTCTCGCGCCGCATCACCGAAAGTGGGGTGCGCGAGCATCTGACCGGCCTTGCGCAGGTGGCGATGACGGGCGCGGAGGAAGACCTTGGCCTGATCGTCCGATCTGCCTGCGCTGAGGGGGATGAACACGAAATTGCCGAGGACATCGCCGCCACCCGCGCGCTGGCCGAAGCGGTTCTGGCCGACACCTCTGGCAAGCCGGAACTTCTGGTCGATGGCCCCGGCCCCCATGACACGGCCTGGCGCGACTGGACCGACCTCGCCCCGGACGAGGTGACGGAGGACGCCTTCGGCCCGCAGGGTGTCTTGGACATGGTGGACGCGGTCCTGACGGCCCATGTGCCCCTGACCGGCGGCGGAAGCATGGTGATCGAGCCCACCCGCGCGCTGGTGGCCGTGGACGTGAACACCGGCAACGACACGACGCCCGCCGCAGGGTTGAAGGCCAACGTCGCCGCCGCCCGCGATCTGCCCCGTCAGTTGCGTCTGCGGGGCTTGGGCGGTCAGGTCGTCGTGGATTTCGCCCCCATGGTGAAACGCGACCGCGCCACGTTGGATCAGGTTCTGCGTGCGGCCTTCAAAGGGGAGGCGGCGGAGACCAGCCTTGTCGGCTGGACCGGCCTTGGTCTTTACGAACTGGTCCGCAAACGCGACCGCGTGGCCTTGGTCGAGGCGTTGAAATGAGCTGTCCGATCTGCGGAAAACCGACGGTGCAGGACTATCGCCCCTTCTGCTCCAAACGCTGTGCCGATGTGGATCTGGCGCGCTGGCTGAACGAAAGCTACGCCCTTCCCGCAGAAGACGAGACCCCTCCGCCGCCCGACGATCCCCCCACCCGACATTGAGCGAAACTTTTTCCATAATCGCTCTGGACAGCCCCCGCGCCCTGCCGTATCAGGTCGCCACCAAGCGCGGCACAGCCCGCAAGGCTAAGTGCCCGGATAGCTCAGTTGGTAGAGCAGCGGATTGAAAATCCGCGTGTCGGCGGTTCAAATCCGTCTCCGGGCACCACTTAAATCAAGTACTTAGCAGACCGCCGCGCTGCACAGTCAAAAGTTGTGGCAACTCTCGTGGCAACATTCGCTCTCTGTGCCCCGCCCGTTCCCATCATCATCTCCGCATCCGCTGCGCTTTGATCGCGCGGGAGTTGTTGGCGAACCAGTGCTCTGTCACGTAGCCTGTAACGGCCGCGATCCGTTCATTGGCGCATCCAGCTTCCGCACGCTTGGATGCCGCCGCAAAACGTAAGTCATGGATATCGTAGGAGTTGGCACCGATCCCTACGTCTCCCGGGTGGACATGGCCGCCACGCAAGAGGCAGCCGATGTCAGAAATTACCGCTGACCAGCTTAGCACCGTCATTTTCGCCGTCTCTCGGACGATCATCCCACTGATGGGGGGAAGATGGGAAGGAACATGGTACACGGGCAACGATCCGCGATCGTTGGGGACATCATCGACGTGGAGGGCGCGATTGCCAGCGACCGGGCCATTGCAAAATGGGTGAAGTCGAATGGCGCGCTGACCTCTTTGACCATGATGTTGGCGCGGCCAGTAGGTCGGAACACCTGCGATGTTGAGGATTCAATGCAAACCGAGCACAGCGCGGTGAACGAAGTTCGGGTTTTACGCGTGAGGCAATCCGCTTGCAGACGACATCGGCCCAGATGCACTTTGGCAATATGCACCTCAGTTCCCTGCCTTGTAAGACATATCGTATAAGTTGCATTATTATCACACACACAACTCCAGATTGTTTTAATCTTTCTTTAAGCTTTGGAATTATTTCGCCGCCACTTAAGCGCACATAGGGCCTTGCAGATGCGCTCAAGTTATATTGCGGTGGTAGGATATGGTACTTGCGACAAAACTTCCTGTGGACACATCGGCAGATGCCTATCGTCTCGCGGATAATATGTTTGGTGAGGGTGTTCAGCTGGTCTCTGCCAGCTATACCGGCGATCCTCTTTCCAAGGGTGTCTATACCGGTGCCAGTTCGATCTCGCCCGGCGCCGTGCCTTCCGATAGTGGCATTATCCTGTCCACGGGGCGCGCGGATGGTTTTACAAACGCAACTGGTTCGGGTGACGCAAACCAAAACGATGGGTACGGAACGGATGTCGATGGCGGAGTAGATGGCAACCCCATTCTGGACGATGCCGCGGGTGTCGCTACCTTTGACGGCTCGATCCTGGAGGCGGAATTTATTCCCCAAGGACCAACACTGACGATGCAGCTGGTGTTCTCGTCGGATGAATACCCCGAATATGCTGGCACAGGCTACAACGATGTCGTTCGTATTATTGTGAATGGACAGGTCGTACAGCTCTCAATCGGATCTGGCGAGGTATCAATCAACAATATAACCAACGGGGGCGTGAACGTTGACGGGAATGATGTTCCTGCCAGCAATCCGAACCTGTATCTCGACAACACTGGCAGTCAGTTCAACACGGAGATGGATGGGCTAACCATCACCCTGACCATGAAAGCGCCAGTCGTGCCCGGTGAGGTGAACTCCATATGGATCGGCATTGCTGATGCCGGCGACGGTCTATACGATTCCAATCTTATGATCGTTGCAGACAGTGTCCAGACATCCGTCATTGCCAACGAAGATTTTGGCGAGACGAAGCTTAAAGATTCTCTCACCATGGATGTATTGGCAAACGATACCGTCTCGGGTGAAAATATCACGTTAACAATAACCCAGATCAACGGCCAGAATGTTTCCCCGGGCGACAGCGTGACATTGCCGTCTGGTTCTGTCGTGATGCTGAACCCCGATGGAACACTCACATTTGACGGCTCTGGCACTGGCACTGAAACGTTTACTTACCAGATCAGCAACGGAGCGGGCACGACCGACACCGGGTTCGCCACGGTCAATGTCACATGTTTCGTAAAGGGCACATTGATCGAAACACCAAACGGCCCCGTCCCGATCGAAACATTGAAGGCGGGCGATCTTGTCCAAACGCGAGATAGAGAGCCGCAGCCCATCGTCTGGATCGGTCGCAGTCATCTTGACAGGAGTGTTCTGGAACAGCACCCCCGGCTTAAACCGATCCGCATCATGGCAGGAGCCTTGGGTCCCGCTCTACCCTTGGCGAATCTGACAGTTTCCCCTCAGCACCGTATATTGATTTGTTCAAAGATCGCGCAAAGCATGTTTGGCATTGGCGAGGTTCTCATTGCGGCCAAGCAGTTGCTTGCAATCGATGGGATTGAGACAGTCGAGGATGGTGATGGCGTAGAGTATTTTCACATTCTCCTCCCTCAACACGACATCGTCTTTTCGAACGGCGCATGGACCGAGTCACTGTTTACGGGTGCTCAAGCTCTCCAATCGCTCTCCGACGAAAATCGCGAAGAAATTCGACAAATTTTCCCTGAAATTACGGATGAAAGGTGGCAGCCAGACGCAGCTCGTTTCGTTCCGAAAGGCCGGCTTTCTCGAGATCTCGCGGAACGTCACGCCGCATGCGGTCTGGCCCTCGCTTACTAAGCGGTCGAGATCAGCATAGTGACTGCGACGCGCGCCAGCAGTCTGACGTTGAAAACGGGACTCAGCCCCGCCTTGTGCGGGGCTTTTTCATTTCAGGTGACGATCATGATCCCAGTCGGATTCCCGGGTCGCGCGCTCGCGCGGCGTGTAATCGAGGTGAAAACCTCGGGCGGCGGGTTCGATTGACAGGGCCGCCCCAGGATGTTGCTCAAGGCGCATGGCGCTGTAGGGCTGGGTTAGATCATGGACTCCAACCTCAAGGCGGAGAGCTATCCCAATGCCGGCGATATGGTGGCGACGTTCTGCGAGATGGAGACCCGGCATCCCCGGGCACCACTTATCTCCCCACCCGCGAGCTTGATCGCGCGCCCAAGACGTCGTGGGTCTACAGGATCAGCACGGCGCGGAAATCGTTGACATTGGTCAGGGTCGGGCCGGTGCGCACGGCGTCGCCCAGCGCATCGAACAGCGTCAACGCATCATGGCGGTCCAGAAGGTCGCGCGGCGCAAGGTCCAGGGCCGCCGCCCGCGCCAGGCTGTCCGGTGCAATCAGGGCCCCTGCGGCATCGTCGCTGCCGTCGATGCCGTCCGTATCCCCGGCGATGGCATGGACGCCGGGCAACGCCTCAAGCGACAGCGCCAAGGACAACAGGAACTCGGTATTCCGACCGCCACGGCCCGTCGGGGCGGTGCCCAGGGTCACGGTCGTCTCGCCCCCGGACAAGAGCACGGCGGGGCGCGGCACCGGGACGTTGTGAAGGACACAGCTTCGCGCGATGCCTGCCATCATGATGCCCATCTGCGCCGCCTCCCCCTCCAGCGCGTCGCCGAGGATCAGCGGTGTGACGCCCGCCTGCCGTGCAACCCGTGCCGCCGCCTCCAAGGCAAGCCTTGGGGTGGCGATCAGGCGGACATCGGCGTCAAAGCGCGGCACCGGCGCGGGGGGCGCGCAGAGGATACGGCGGGCGGCGGCGGGAAGCCGATCGCCCAACCGCGCCACCACCCCGGCCAGATCGGTCTGTGACGACGGGTCCGGCACGGTGGGGCCCGATGCGATGGTGGCCGGGTCATCCCCCGGCACGTCCGATATCGCCAGCGTCACGACCCGGGCCGGATGCGCCGCCCGCGCCAGCTTGCCCCCCTTTACCGCCGACAACCGGCGGCGCACCTGGTTCATCACCGAAATCGACGCGCCCGAGGCCAGAAGCACCCGGTTCGTTTCGGCCTTGTCCTCGATCGACAGCCCCTCGACCGGCAAGCTCATGAGGGCCGACCCGCCCCCCGACATCAGGGCGATCACCAGATCGTCGGCGGTCAGGTCGCGCACAAGGTCCAGCATCACCCGTGCGGCGCGCACGCTGTTGGCGTCCGGCACCGGATGGGCGGCCTCGATCACGCGGACGCGCCGCGTCGGGACCGCGTGGCCGTAACGGGTGACGACGGCCCCTTCCAGCGCGACATCCGGCCAAGCGGCTTCCAGCGCGGCGGCCATCGCGGCCGACGCCTTGCCCGCCCCCACCACGACCACCCGCCCACGCGGCAGGTCGGGCAACGCGGCGGACAGGACGTGTTCGGGCCGCGCGCTGTCGATGGCGGCATCGAACATGGCGCGCAGGAGCGTGGCGGCATCGCGGGTCACGGGCCCACCAGCACACGCACCGGAGCGCCCGCCAGAAACCCGTCGATGCTGGCGACGACCTGATCCCACAGCGCGGTCATGGCGTTGTGGCTGGCCCAGGCGACATGCGGGGTCAGGATGACATCGGGACGCGCGCAGATGCGCAGGATCGGGTTGTCTCCGGCAGGCGGCTCGGTCGTCAGCACGTCAAGCCCGAGGCCGGAGATCCGCCCCGCCTCGATCGCGCGCACCGCCGCCGCCTCCTCCACGATCCCGCCCCGCGACACGTTGATGACGATCGGACGGCGCGCCATCGCGGCGAACTCCGCGTCCCCGATCATGCCCTTGGTCTCCGACGTCAACGGGCAATGAACCGTCAGGACATCCGCCCGGGCAAGCACGTCGTCGAACGCGGTCTTTCCGGGGCGAAGCGTTGCGGCCCCCTTACGCTCGGCCTGAAGGACGCGCATCCCGAACGCCTCCGCCAGCCGCGCGACGGATGCCCCGATCGACCCCGCCCCGATCAGGCCCAAGGTGGCCCCCGAAAGATCGCGTATGTCATGGTTGAAAAAGCAGAACTGGCCGGACGCCTGCCAGTCCCCGGCGATCACGTCCCGGCGATATCCCACCACCCCCCGGGCAAGGGCGAGGATCAGCGCCATCGTATGTTCCGGCACGCTGCCCACGGCATATCCCCGGACATTGGACACGGTGACGCCTTTTTCCCGGCAGGCGTCCAGATCCACGATGTCATATCCGGTCGCGGCAATGGTGACGAAGCGCAGATCGGGCAGCGCGTCCAAGGTCGCGCGGGTGATCGGCACCTTGTTCGTTATCGCCACCTGCGCGCCGCGCAAACGGGCCACCACCTGATCGGGCGCCGTCCGGTCATGTTCCTGCCAACAGTGCGGAACATGGGGCCGCGTCAGATCGACCTTGGGGTCGATGGTCGCGCGGTCCAGAAACACGATGCGCGGAGGGGTGGTCGGCGCCGTGTCCATCCTCACCTCCCCGCCGGATCGTTCAAGGCGAATTCGGGCCGCCCACCGGACAAGGCGGTGGCGATCTGGGCCACGGTCGCCTGCCCCACACGGATCAACGCCTCGTCCGTCTGGCCCGCGACATGGGGCGTGACGATCAGGTTCGGCAGCCCCGCGATGTCCAGCCGGTTGTGCGCCATGGGCGCGATCATGTCGGTATTCTCTGCCTCCAGCACATCAAGGCCCGCCCCGCCCAACTTCCCCGAAATCAGGGCCTGGGCCAAGGCCTCCTCATCCACCAGCCCCCCGCGTCCGGTGTTGATCAGGATCGCCCCGGTCTTCATCGCCGCGATCGCCTGCGCGTCGATGATGTGGCGGGTGGACGGCAGAAGCGGGACATGAAGCGACAGGACATCCGCCTCTGCCAACAGCCGGTCGAACGTCACGACACCGGCCTGCGCCGGATCCGCCGCCGGATCGCAGACCAGAACCGTCATGCCCAGCGCACGCCCCACATCCGACACGATCCGGCCGATGGTGCCCTGCCCAAGCAATCCCAGCGTGCGGCCATGAAGCTCGGCCCCGTTCAACGCGGCGCGGTGTTCGGACCACGCGCCGCCGCGCGTCTGTGCGCTGGCGATGTCCAGCTTGCGCGCCAGCGACAGGACAAGCGCGAAAACATGTTCGGCCACCGCACGGCTGTTGGCGCCCGGCGTGTTGGTGACCCAGATGCCCCGGGCGGTCGCCGCCGGAATGTCCACCGTGTCAAACCCCGCCCCGTGACGCGCGACGATGCGCAGACGCGGACAGGCGTCCATCTGCGCCGCCCCGAACGCCCCCGCCCGCAGCAGGACGGCGTCCACCCTGTCCTGCACTTCGGCAAAAGGAACGGCGTCGGGACCATAGCCGAGGACCACATCTCCAACCCGGGCCGCATGGGCAAGCGTGTCGGCGTGAACCGTGCTGGTGACATAGATGAGGGGCAAGGGATGTTCCTTATGGTTTCACGGTCCGCGCCGGACCGTCATTGCGTATCGTCCCCGCGCAGGAACCGTTCGGTCGCGGCGCTGAGATGGCAGGCCATGACCGCCCGCGCCCAGTCGCCGTTTCCCAGCGTCAGCGCCTTGTGAAGCTCTCGGTGGTGGCGAAGGCTTTCTTCCACATCGGGGTCGGAATAGATGAAGAACCCGCCCATCACCATCTGCACGTCCAGAAGGTGCCGACCCGACAGCCGAAGATAGGGACTGCCCGACGCGTCATACAAAAGCTCGTGGATCACCCGGTTGCCTTCGTCCAGCGCCTTCTGCCACCCCTCGTTTCGGGCGGCGAAAGCCGCCTCCATCGCATCGCAGGTGCGCTCCATCAGGTCCAGCTGTTCGGGCGTCGCGTGGCTGGCGCTCAGATACGCGCCCTGCCCTTCCAAGAGGATGCGGAGGGAGAAGATTTCGGCCACATGTTCCTTGCGCCATTCCGTGACGATCGCCCCCCGTTTCACGCCCGAGGACAGCAGACCTTCGGCGATCAGGCGGGCAAAGGCCGCGCGCACGGGGGTGCGGCTGACCCCCATGTCGCCTGCAATGATCTCTTCCTTCAGATGGGTGCCGGGGTCGTAGCGGCCCGCCATCAGCTTGCGGCGCAGGTTGGTATAGACGGTTTCGGTGACGTTCATGCAATCGGTCCGTGCCAAGGGTCGTATCGTCGGGCCCGACGCCGCCAACCGGACGGCATCCGGTTGGCGGACGGTCATACCGGAGGGGCCGACGCCTTCCGCCGTTTCGCGCGCATCCGGGCAACGATGGGCAGCGTGACGGACAGCGCAATCATCGCGATCAGTATCCATGAGATGACCCCGGTGAACAAGGCGCCGAAATCCCCGCCCGAGATCAGCAATGTCCGCCGCAGCGCCGCCTCGGCCATCGGGCCCAGAATGACGGCCAAGACCGTCGGGGCCGTGGGGATCGACAGCTTCTCCATCG includes:
- a CDS encoding low molecular weight phosphatase family protein, encoding MAQFPSSVLFCCDHNAVRSPMAEGLMKRLYGTRSYVQSAGVKSDLEIDGFSIAVCHEIGVELDRHRARTFEELGEDVAGFDLIVALSPAARAAAQGLAHETDIAMEYWPIDDPTGTGESREAKLDAYRQTRDQIRAHMVERFGPPNS
- a CDS encoding GFA family protein, which gives rise to MTDTYDAACHCQSVRFRVTLSDGLSTARRCDCSFCRMRGAIAVTAPLDGVTFTAGEDLLTLYQFNTKVAKHWFCSRCGIYTHHQRRSNPDQLGINAACLSGVSPFDFAEVPVTDGVHHPSDGQSGGLIGTLRFIRN
- the infA gene encoding translation initiation factor IF-1 produces the protein MAKEDILEFPGVVKELLPNATFRVELDNGHELIATMAGKMRKNRIRVLAGDKVQVEMTPYDLSKGRINYRFK
- a CDS encoding Maf family protein — its product is MRLILGSASPRRKELLGQIGITPDTILPPDIDETPLKSELPRPYCARIARAKAEAVAAGPEDIVLCADTTVALGRRILGKPADAAQAAEYLLALGGRRHQVITSVVVRRGDRIWSRDVISAVKMKRLSDMELNAYLAGGEWEGKAGAYGIQGAAGAFIPWMSGSFTGIVGLPLAETAALLAAAGWPVWRLA
- a CDS encoding ribonuclease E/G, producing MTHRAIHLGTIKGREAAALVVDGVLQDLLIDAGDEAVRPGAIYRGVVDRPMKGQGGVFVRLPDGSGFLRQASGLRPGQAILVQVTGAAEDGKAAPVTTRLLFKSRFCIVTPGAPGLNVSRRITESGVREHLTGLAQVAMTGAEEDLGLIVRSACAEGDEHEIAEDIAATRALAEAVLADTSGKPELLVDGPGPHDTAWRDWTDLAPDEVTEDAFGPQGVLDMVDAVLTAHVPLTGGGSMVIEPTRALVAVDVNTGNDTTPAAGLKANVAAARDLPRQLRLRGLGGQVVVDFAPMVKRDRATLDQVLRAAFKGEAAETSLVGWTGLGLYELVRKRDRVALVEALK
- a CDS encoding DNA gyrase inhibitor YacG, translated to MSCPICGKPTVQDYRPFCSKRCADVDLARWLNESYALPAEDETPPPPDDPPTRH
- a CDS encoding Hint domain-containing protein, producing MVLATKLPVDTSADAYRLADNMFGEGVQLVSASYTGDPLSKGVYTGASSISPGAVPSDSGIILSTGRADGFTNATGSGDANQNDGYGTDVDGGVDGNPILDDAAGVATFDGSILEAEFIPQGPTLTMQLVFSSDEYPEYAGTGYNDVVRIIVNGQVVQLSIGSGEVSINNITNGGVNVDGNDVPASNPNLYLDNTGSQFNTEMDGLTITLTMKAPVVPGEVNSIWIGIADAGDGLYDSNLMIVADSVQTSVIANEDFGETKLKDSLTMDVLANDTVSGENITLTITQINGQNVSPGDSVTLPSGSVVMLNPDGTLTFDGSGTGTETFTYQISNGAGTTDTGFATVNVTCFVKGTLIETPNGPVPIETLKAGDLVQTRDREPQPIVWIGRSHLDRSVLEQHPRLKPIRIMAGALGPALPLANLTVSPQHRILICSKIAQSMFGIGEVLIAAKQLLAIDGIETVEDGDGVEYFHILLPQHDIVFSNGAWTESLFTGAQALQSLSDENREEIRQIFPEITDERWQPDAARFVPKGRLSRDLAERHAACGLALAY
- a CDS encoding glycerate kinase type-2 family protein, with translation MTRDAATLLRAMFDAAIDSARPEHVLSAALPDLPRGRVVVVGAGKASAAMAAALEAAWPDVALEGAVVTRYGHAVPTRRVRVIEAAHPVPDANSVRAARVMLDLVRDLTADDLVIALMSGGGSALMSLPVEGLSIEDKAETNRVLLASGASISVMNQVRRRLSAVKGGKLARAAHPARVVTLAISDVPGDDPATIASGPTVPDPSSQTDLAGVVARLGDRLPAAARRILCAPPAPVPRFDADVRLIATPRLALEAAARVARQAGVTPLILGDALEGEAAQMGIMMAGIARSCVLHNVPVPRPAVLLSGGETTVTLGTAPTGRGGRNTEFLLSLALSLEALPGVHAIAGDTDGIDGSDDAAGALIAPDSLARAAALDLAPRDLLDRHDALTLFDALGDAVRTGPTLTNVNDFRAVLIL
- a CDS encoding D-2-hydroxyacid dehydrogenase; translation: MDTAPTTPPRIVFLDRATIDPKVDLTRPHVPHCWQEHDRTAPDQVVARLRGAQVAITNKVPITRATLDALPDLRFVTIAATGYDIVDLDACREKGVTVSNVRGYAVGSVPEHTMALILALARGVVGYRRDVIAGDWQASGQFCFFNHDIRDLSGATLGLIGAGSIGASVARLAEAFGMRVLQAERKGAATLRPGKTAFDDVLARADVLTVHCPLTSETKGMIGDAEFAAMARRPIVINVSRGGIVEEAAAVRAIEAGRISGLGLDVLTTEPPAGDNPILRICARPDVILTPHVAWASHNAMTALWDQVVASIDGFLAGAPVRVLVGP
- a CDS encoding hydroxyacid dehydrogenase — protein: MPLIYVTSTVHADTLAHAARVGDVVLGYGPDAVPFAEVQDRVDAVLLRAGAFGAAQMDACPRLRIVARHGAGFDTVDIPAATARGIWVTNTPGANSRAVAEHVFALVLSLARKLDIASAQTRGGAWSEHRAALNGAELHGRTLGLLGQGTIGRIVSDVGRALGMTVLVCDPAADPAQAGVVTFDRLLAEADVLSLHVPLLPSTRHIIDAQAIAAMKTGAILINTGRGGLVDEEALAQALISGKLGGAGLDVLEAENTDMIAPMAHNRLDIAGLPNLIVTPHVAGQTDEALIRVGQATVAQIATALSGGRPEFALNDPAGR
- a CDS encoding GntR family transcriptional regulator, producing the protein MNVTETVYTNLRRKLMAGRYDPGTHLKEEIIAGDMGVSRTPVRAAFARLIAEGLLSSGVKRGAIVTEWRKEHVAEIFSLRILLEGQGAYLSASHATPEQLDLMERTCDAMEAAFAARNEGWQKALDEGNRVIHELLYDASGSPYLRLSGRHLLDVQMVMGGFFIYSDPDVEESLRHHRELHKALTLGNGDWARAVMACHLSAATERFLRGDDTQ